In Drosophila santomea strain STO CAGO 1482 chromosome 3L, Prin_Dsan_1.1, whole genome shotgun sequence, a single window of DNA contains:
- the LOC120450241 gene encoding protein phosphatase 1 regulatory subunit 12A isoform X26, whose protein sequence is MSFRSRSRTQAPLSSRRRSLSSSSRMAPSSGGSGAYNYNGSSYSSSGSTGRPLSTGYFPSSSGVSSYQSPYASVYSSRESLYGGGGAGRSSYGSGGGGYDSSRYNPSSYSSAGSSYSTSDRYVSPYSSSYDKGVTTASLTFKSPGLSSSNSFKSSRLLKTKSLSASNSSLNGAYGGPSSNGVTSAGATVAAIAATRSNSLREQERKSRNRTRSKSAAQRSISASSEKSEGYESGSERTSRSRLGSTASTATTSESKSSSSNDKTENGDGIDYKALWEAEKLENDKLRQMLKQKDDEALQTRATLERFANATTKNSLSELEKRERRAMERKLSELEEELKLLQKLKTENDRLRAENRALTRVVSKLTTSAQSQLAKTK, encoded by the exons ATGTCCTTTCGCTCGAGATCAAGAACCCAGGCGCCGCTGTCCAGTCGGCGGCGATCGTTGTCCTCCAGCTCGCGCATGGCTCCCTCGAGTGGGGGATCCGGGGCCTATAACTACAACGGAAGTAGCTATAGCAGCTCCGGCAGCACTGGTCGTCCCTTGAGCACCGGCTACTTTCCCAGCAGCAGTGGCGTCTCCAGCTACCAGAGTCCCTATGCCAGTGTCTACAGCTCGAGGGAGAGTTTGTATGGCGGAGGAGGTGCTGGTCGGAGTTCTTATG GCAGCGGTGGTGGAGGCTACGACAGTTCCAGGTACAATCCTAGCTCCTATTCCTCGGCGGGATCTTCGTACTCCACAAGCGATCGATATGTCAGCCCCTATTCGAGTAGTTATGATAAGGGTGTGACCACCGCCTCACTGACCTTCAAGTCACCCGGTTTGAGTTCGTCCAATTCCTTCAAGAGTTCGCGTTTACTGAAGACCAAATCGCTGTCGGCATCAAATAGCAGCCTGAATGGAGCCTATGGTGGTCCATCCTCAAATGGAGTAACCAGTGCCGGAGCCACTGTGGCGGCCATTGCAGCCACGAGGAGCAACTCTCTGCGGGAACAGGAGCGCAAGTCTCGCAATCGCACGCGGTCGAAGAGCGCGGCACAGAGATCCATTAGTGCTTCCTCCGAGAAGAGTGAGGGATATGAA AGTGGCAGTGAGCGGACATCCCGTTCCCGCCTGGGCAGCACCGCGAGTACGGCCACCACCAGCGAGTCAAAGAGCTCCAGCAGTAATGACAAGACGGAGAATGGCGATGGCATTGACTACAAGGCGCTCTGGGAAGCGGAAAA GTTGGAGAACGATAAGCTGAGGCAGATGCTCAAGCAGAAGGACGATGAAGCCCTGCAGACACGTGCAACGCTCGAGAGATTCGCCAATGCC ACAACGAAAAATTCACTATCTGAACTTGAGAAACGCGAAAGAAGAGCTATGGAACGCAAGCTTTCCGAGTTGGAAGAAGAGCTCAAG CTATTGCAGAAGCTAAAGACTGAGAACGATCGTCTGCGAGCCGAGAATCGGGCCCTCACGCGGGTCGTCTCCAAGCTGACCACCTCGGCTCAGAGTCAGCTGGCCAAGACCAAATAG
- the LOC120450241 gene encoding protein phosphatase 1 regulatory subunit 12A isoform X27 gives MSFRSRSRTQAPLSSRRRSLSSSSRMAPSSGGSGAYNYNGSSYSSSGSTGRPLSTGYFPSSSGVSSYQSPYASVYSSRESLYGGGGAGRSSYGSGGGGYDSSRYNPSSYSSAGSSYSTSDRYVSPYSSSYDKGVTTASLTFKSPGLSSSNSFKSSRLLKTKSLSASNSSLNGAYGGPSSNGVTSAGATVAAIAATRSNSLREQERKSRNRTRSKSAAQRSISASSEKSEGYESGSERTSRSRLGSTASTATTSESKSSSSNDKTENGDGIDYKALWEAEKLENDKLRQMLKQKDDEALQTRATLERFANATTKNSLSELEKRERRAMERKLSELEEELKQLDAYKSDNHRLKEENAALIRVISKLSK, from the exons ATGTCCTTTCGCTCGAGATCAAGAACCCAGGCGCCGCTGTCCAGTCGGCGGCGATCGTTGTCCTCCAGCTCGCGCATGGCTCCCTCGAGTGGGGGATCCGGGGCCTATAACTACAACGGAAGTAGCTATAGCAGCTCCGGCAGCACTGGTCGTCCCTTGAGCACCGGCTACTTTCCCAGCAGCAGTGGCGTCTCCAGCTACCAGAGTCCCTATGCCAGTGTCTACAGCTCGAGGGAGAGTTTGTATGGCGGAGGAGGTGCTGGTCGGAGTTCTTATG GCAGCGGTGGTGGAGGCTACGACAGTTCCAGGTACAATCCTAGCTCCTATTCCTCGGCGGGATCTTCGTACTCCACAAGCGATCGATATGTCAGCCCCTATTCGAGTAGTTATGATAAGGGTGTGACCACCGCCTCACTGACCTTCAAGTCACCCGGTTTGAGTTCGTCCAATTCCTTCAAGAGTTCGCGTTTACTGAAGACCAAATCGCTGTCGGCATCAAATAGCAGCCTGAATGGAGCCTATGGTGGTCCATCCTCAAATGGAGTAACCAGTGCCGGAGCCACTGTGGCGGCCATTGCAGCCACGAGGAGCAACTCTCTGCGGGAACAGGAGCGCAAGTCTCGCAATCGCACGCGGTCGAAGAGCGCGGCACAGAGATCCATTAGTGCTTCCTCCGAGAAGAGTGAGGGATATGAA AGTGGCAGTGAGCGGACATCCCGTTCCCGCCTGGGCAGCACCGCGAGTACGGCCACCACCAGCGAGTCAAAGAGCTCCAGCAGTAATGACAAGACGGAGAATGGCGATGGCATTGACTACAAGGCGCTCTGGGAAGCGGAAAA GTTGGAGAACGATAAGCTGAGGCAGATGCTCAAGCAGAAGGACGATGAAGCCCTGCAGACACGTGCAACGCTCGAGAGATTCGCCAATGCC ACAACGAAAAATTCACTATCTGAACTTGAGAAACGCGAAAGAAGAGCTATGGAACGCAAGCTTTCCGAGTTGGAAGAAGAGCTCAAG CAACTTGATGCCTACAAGTCGGATAATCATCGCCTGAAGGAGGAAAACGCCGCGTTGATTAGAGTAATTAGCAAATtaagtaaatga
- the LOC120450241 gene encoding interleukin enhancer-binding factor 3 isoform X29: MSFRSRSRTQAPLSSRRRSLSSSSRMAPSSGGSGAYNYNGSSYSSSGSTGRPLSTGYFPSSSGVSSYQSPYASVYSSRESLYGGGGAGRSSYGSGGGGYDSSRYNPSSYSSAGSSYSTSDRYVSPYSSSYDKGVTTASLTFKSPGLSSSNSFKSSRLLKTKSLSASNSSLNGAYGGPSSNGVTSAGATVAAIAATRSNSLREQERKSRNRTRSKSAAQRSISASSEKSEGYESGSERTSRSRLGSTASTATTSESKSSSSNDKTENGDGIDYKALWEAEKLENDKLRQMLKQKDDEALQTRATLERFANAQLDAYKSDNHRLKEENAALIRVISKLSK, encoded by the exons ATGTCCTTTCGCTCGAGATCAAGAACCCAGGCGCCGCTGTCCAGTCGGCGGCGATCGTTGTCCTCCAGCTCGCGCATGGCTCCCTCGAGTGGGGGATCCGGGGCCTATAACTACAACGGAAGTAGCTATAGCAGCTCCGGCAGCACTGGTCGTCCCTTGAGCACCGGCTACTTTCCCAGCAGCAGTGGCGTCTCCAGCTACCAGAGTCCCTATGCCAGTGTCTACAGCTCGAGGGAGAGTTTGTATGGCGGAGGAGGTGCTGGTCGGAGTTCTTATG GCAGCGGTGGTGGAGGCTACGACAGTTCCAGGTACAATCCTAGCTCCTATTCCTCGGCGGGATCTTCGTACTCCACAAGCGATCGATATGTCAGCCCCTATTCGAGTAGTTATGATAAGGGTGTGACCACCGCCTCACTGACCTTCAAGTCACCCGGTTTGAGTTCGTCCAATTCCTTCAAGAGTTCGCGTTTACTGAAGACCAAATCGCTGTCGGCATCAAATAGCAGCCTGAATGGAGCCTATGGTGGTCCATCCTCAAATGGAGTAACCAGTGCCGGAGCCACTGTGGCGGCCATTGCAGCCACGAGGAGCAACTCTCTGCGGGAACAGGAGCGCAAGTCTCGCAATCGCACGCGGTCGAAGAGCGCGGCACAGAGATCCATTAGTGCTTCCTCCGAGAAGAGTGAGGGATATGAA AGTGGCAGTGAGCGGACATCCCGTTCCCGCCTGGGCAGCACCGCGAGTACGGCCACCACCAGCGAGTCAAAGAGCTCCAGCAGTAATGACAAGACGGAGAATGGCGATGGCATTGACTACAAGGCGCTCTGGGAAGCGGAAAA GTTGGAGAACGATAAGCTGAGGCAGATGCTCAAGCAGAAGGACGATGAAGCCCTGCAGACACGTGCAACGCTCGAGAGATTCGCCAATGCC CAACTTGATGCCTACAAGTCGGATAATCATCGCCTGAAGGAGGAAAACGCCGCGTTGATTAGAGTAATTAGCAAATtaagtaaatga
- the LOC120450241 gene encoding pneumococcal serine-rich repeat protein isoform X23: MSFRSRSRTQAPLSSRRRSLSSSSRMAPSSGGSGAYNYNGSSYSSSGSTGRPLSTGYFPSSSGVSSYQSPYASVYSSRESLYGGGGAGRSSYGNASSRYDYGASKYHLHQQQHHHHLHQHQHQQFTSTNHYSNQHSHQPTPSSGPSTAVTSSASTCHAASIASASNAAMPATKTQSHQGNRYYLQLQPTASSSASGSAATSGGHHYGHLVVGKHISQSHSYGQSKASALSSSLSTVSSSSSSSASNGTGSGGGGYDSSRYNPSSYSSAGSSYSTSDRYVSPYSSSYDKGVTTASLTFKSPGLSSSNSFKSSRLLKTKSLSASNSSLNGAYGGPSSNGVTSAGATVAAIAATRSNSLREQERKSRNRTRSKSAAQRSISASSEKSEGYESGSERTSRSRLGSTASTATTSESKSSSSNDKTENGDGIDYKALWEAEKLENDKLRQMLKQKDDEALQTRATLERFANATTKNSLSELEKRERRAMERKLSELEEELKLLQKLKTENDRLRAENRALTRVVSKLTTSAQSQLAKTK; encoded by the exons ATGTCCTTTCGCTCGAGATCAAGAACCCAGGCGCCGCTGTCCAGTCGGCGGCGATCGTTGTCCTCCAGCTCGCGCATGGCTCCCTCGAGTGGGGGATCCGGGGCCTATAACTACAACGGAAGTAGCTATAGCAGCTCCGGCAGCACTGGTCGTCCCTTGAGCACCGGCTACTTTCCCAGCAGCAGTGGCGTCTCCAGCTACCAGAGTCCCTATGCCAGTGTCTACAGCTCGAGGGAGAGTTTGTATGGCGGAGGAGGTGCTGGTCGGAGTTCTTATGGTAATGCTAGCAGTCGCTACGATTACGGGGCCTCCAAGTATCACctccatcagcagcagcatcatcatcatcttcatcaacatcagcatcagcagttCACCAGCACCAACCACTATTCGAATCAGCATTCCCATCAGCCAACTCCCAGCAGTGGCCCATCGACGGCAGTAACCTCATCCGCCTCCACATGCCATGCGGCATCCATAGCTTCTGCGTCCAATGCCGCCATGCCAGCAACTAAAACGCAATCGCACCAGGGCAACCGCTACTATCTGCAGCTTCAGCCCACCGCCTCTTCATCTGCTTCGGGTTCGGCAGCCACAAGCGGTGGTCATCACTATGGCCACCTGGTGGTGGGCAAGCATATAAGCCAGAGCCATAGTTACGGCCAGTCTAAAGCCTCTGCTCTCTCCTCCTCTCTGTCCACCGtctcgtcgtcgtcctcctcctcggcctCGAATGGAACAGGCAGCGGTGGTGGAGGCTACGACAGTTCCAGGTACAATCCTAGCTCCTATTCCTCGGCGGGATCTTCGTACTCCACAAGCGATCGATATGTCAGCCCCTATTCGAGTAGTTATGATAAGGGTGTGACCACCGCCTCACTGACCTTCAAGTCACCCGGTTTGAGTTCGTCCAATTCCTTCAAGAGTTCGCGTTTACTGAAGACCAAATCGCTGTCGGCATCAAATAGCAGCCTGAATGGAGCCTATGGTGGTCCATCCTCAAATGGAGTAACCAGTGCCGGAGCCACTGTGGCGGCCATTGCAGCCACGAGGAGCAACTCTCTGCGGGAACAGGAGCGCAAGTCTCGCAATCGCACGCGGTCGAAGAGCGCGGCACAGAGATCCATTAGTGCTTCCTCCGAGAAGAGTGAGGGATATGAA AGTGGCAGTGAGCGGACATCCCGTTCCCGCCTGGGCAGCACCGCGAGTACGGCCACCACCAGCGAGTCAAAGAGCTCCAGCAGTAATGACAAGACGGAGAATGGCGATGGCATTGACTACAAGGCGCTCTGGGAAGCGGAAAA GTTGGAGAACGATAAGCTGAGGCAGATGCTCAAGCAGAAGGACGATGAAGCCCTGCAGACACGTGCAACGCTCGAGAGATTCGCCAATGCC ACAACGAAAAATTCACTATCTGAACTTGAGAAACGCGAAAGAAGAGCTATGGAACGCAAGCTTTCCGAGTTGGAAGAAGAGCTCAAG CTATTGCAGAAGCTAAAGACTGAGAACGATCGTCTGCGAGCCGAGAATCGGGCCCTCACGCGGGTCGTCTCCAAGCTGACCACCTCGGCTCAGAGTCAGCTGGCCAAGACCAAATAG
- the LOC120450241 gene encoding pneumococcal serine-rich repeat protein isoform X24: protein MSFRSRSRTQAPLSSRRRSLSSSSRMAPSSGGSGAYNYNGSSYSSSGSTGRPLSTGYFPSSSGVSSYQSPYASVYSSRESLYGGGGAGRSSYGNASSRYDYGASKYHLHQQQHHHHLHQHQHQQFTSTNHYSNQHSHQPTPSSGPSTAVTSSASTCHAASIASASNAAMPATKTQSHQGNRYYLQLQPTASSSASGSAATSGGHHYGHLVVGKHISQSHSYGQSKASALSSSLSTVSSSSSSSASNGTGSGGGGYDSSRYNPSSYSSAGSSYSTSDRYVSPYSSSYDKGVTTASLTFKSPGLSSSNSFKSSRLLKTKSLSASNSSLNGAYGGPSSNGVTSAGATVAAIAATRSNSLREQERKSRNRTRSKSAAQRSISASSEKSEGYESGSERTSRSRLGSTASTATTSESKSSSSNDKTENGDGIDYKALWEAEKLENDKLRQMLKQKDDEALQTRATLERFANATTKNSLSELEKRERRAMERKLSELEEELKQLDAYKSDNHRLKEENAALIRVISKLSK, encoded by the exons ATGTCCTTTCGCTCGAGATCAAGAACCCAGGCGCCGCTGTCCAGTCGGCGGCGATCGTTGTCCTCCAGCTCGCGCATGGCTCCCTCGAGTGGGGGATCCGGGGCCTATAACTACAACGGAAGTAGCTATAGCAGCTCCGGCAGCACTGGTCGTCCCTTGAGCACCGGCTACTTTCCCAGCAGCAGTGGCGTCTCCAGCTACCAGAGTCCCTATGCCAGTGTCTACAGCTCGAGGGAGAGTTTGTATGGCGGAGGAGGTGCTGGTCGGAGTTCTTATGGTAATGCTAGCAGTCGCTACGATTACGGGGCCTCCAAGTATCACctccatcagcagcagcatcatcatcatcttcatcaacatcagcatcagcagttCACCAGCACCAACCACTATTCGAATCAGCATTCCCATCAGCCAACTCCCAGCAGTGGCCCATCGACGGCAGTAACCTCATCCGCCTCCACATGCCATGCGGCATCCATAGCTTCTGCGTCCAATGCCGCCATGCCAGCAACTAAAACGCAATCGCACCAGGGCAACCGCTACTATCTGCAGCTTCAGCCCACCGCCTCTTCATCTGCTTCGGGTTCGGCAGCCACAAGCGGTGGTCATCACTATGGCCACCTGGTGGTGGGCAAGCATATAAGCCAGAGCCATAGTTACGGCCAGTCTAAAGCCTCTGCTCTCTCCTCCTCTCTGTCCACCGtctcgtcgtcgtcctcctcctcggcctCGAATGGAACAGGCAGCGGTGGTGGAGGCTACGACAGTTCCAGGTACAATCCTAGCTCCTATTCCTCGGCGGGATCTTCGTACTCCACAAGCGATCGATATGTCAGCCCCTATTCGAGTAGTTATGATAAGGGTGTGACCACCGCCTCACTGACCTTCAAGTCACCCGGTTTGAGTTCGTCCAATTCCTTCAAGAGTTCGCGTTTACTGAAGACCAAATCGCTGTCGGCATCAAATAGCAGCCTGAATGGAGCCTATGGTGGTCCATCCTCAAATGGAGTAACCAGTGCCGGAGCCACTGTGGCGGCCATTGCAGCCACGAGGAGCAACTCTCTGCGGGAACAGGAGCGCAAGTCTCGCAATCGCACGCGGTCGAAGAGCGCGGCACAGAGATCCATTAGTGCTTCCTCCGAGAAGAGTGAGGGATATGAA AGTGGCAGTGAGCGGACATCCCGTTCCCGCCTGGGCAGCACCGCGAGTACGGCCACCACCAGCGAGTCAAAGAGCTCCAGCAGTAATGACAAGACGGAGAATGGCGATGGCATTGACTACAAGGCGCTCTGGGAAGCGGAAAA GTTGGAGAACGATAAGCTGAGGCAGATGCTCAAGCAGAAGGACGATGAAGCCCTGCAGACACGTGCAACGCTCGAGAGATTCGCCAATGCC ACAACGAAAAATTCACTATCTGAACTTGAGAAACGCGAAAGAAGAGCTATGGAACGCAAGCTTTCCGAGTTGGAAGAAGAGCTCAAG CAACTTGATGCCTACAAGTCGGATAATCATCGCCTGAAGGAGGAAAACGCCGCGTTGATTAGAGTAATTAGCAAATtaagtaaatga
- the LOC120450241 gene encoding pneumococcal serine-rich repeat protein isoform X25 translates to MSFRSRSRTQAPLSSRRRSLSSSSRMAPSSGGSGAYNYNGSSYSSSGSTGRPLSTGYFPSSSGVSSYQSPYASVYSSRESLYGGGGAGRSSYGNASSRYDYGASKYHLHQQQHHHHLHQHQHQQFTSTNHYSNQHSHQPTPSSGPSTAVTSSASTCHAASIASASNAAMPATKTQSHQGNRYYLQLQPTASSSASGSAATSGGHHYGHLVVGKHISQSHSYGQSKASALSSSLSTVSSSSSSSASNGTGSGGGGYDSSRYNPSSYSSAGSSYSTSDRYVSPYSSSYDKGVTTASLTFKSPGLSSSNSFKSSRLLKTKSLSASNSSLNGAYGGPSSNGVTSAGATVAAIAATRSNSLREQERKSRNRTRSKSAAQRSISASSEKSEGYESGSERTSRSRLGSTASTATTSESKSSSSNDKTENGDGIDYKALWEAEKLENDKLRQMLKQKDDEALQTRATLERFANAQLDAYKSDNHRLKEENAALIRVISKLSK, encoded by the exons ATGTCCTTTCGCTCGAGATCAAGAACCCAGGCGCCGCTGTCCAGTCGGCGGCGATCGTTGTCCTCCAGCTCGCGCATGGCTCCCTCGAGTGGGGGATCCGGGGCCTATAACTACAACGGAAGTAGCTATAGCAGCTCCGGCAGCACTGGTCGTCCCTTGAGCACCGGCTACTTTCCCAGCAGCAGTGGCGTCTCCAGCTACCAGAGTCCCTATGCCAGTGTCTACAGCTCGAGGGAGAGTTTGTATGGCGGAGGAGGTGCTGGTCGGAGTTCTTATGGTAATGCTAGCAGTCGCTACGATTACGGGGCCTCCAAGTATCACctccatcagcagcagcatcatcatcatcttcatcaacatcagcatcagcagttCACCAGCACCAACCACTATTCGAATCAGCATTCCCATCAGCCAACTCCCAGCAGTGGCCCATCGACGGCAGTAACCTCATCCGCCTCCACATGCCATGCGGCATCCATAGCTTCTGCGTCCAATGCCGCCATGCCAGCAACTAAAACGCAATCGCACCAGGGCAACCGCTACTATCTGCAGCTTCAGCCCACCGCCTCTTCATCTGCTTCGGGTTCGGCAGCCACAAGCGGTGGTCATCACTATGGCCACCTGGTGGTGGGCAAGCATATAAGCCAGAGCCATAGTTACGGCCAGTCTAAAGCCTCTGCTCTCTCCTCCTCTCTGTCCACCGtctcgtcgtcgtcctcctcctcggcctCGAATGGAACAGGCAGCGGTGGTGGAGGCTACGACAGTTCCAGGTACAATCCTAGCTCCTATTCCTCGGCGGGATCTTCGTACTCCACAAGCGATCGATATGTCAGCCCCTATTCGAGTAGTTATGATAAGGGTGTGACCACCGCCTCACTGACCTTCAAGTCACCCGGTTTGAGTTCGTCCAATTCCTTCAAGAGTTCGCGTTTACTGAAGACCAAATCGCTGTCGGCATCAAATAGCAGCCTGAATGGAGCCTATGGTGGTCCATCCTCAAATGGAGTAACCAGTGCCGGAGCCACTGTGGCGGCCATTGCAGCCACGAGGAGCAACTCTCTGCGGGAACAGGAGCGCAAGTCTCGCAATCGCACGCGGTCGAAGAGCGCGGCACAGAGATCCATTAGTGCTTCCTCCGAGAAGAGTGAGGGATATGAA AGTGGCAGTGAGCGGACATCCCGTTCCCGCCTGGGCAGCACCGCGAGTACGGCCACCACCAGCGAGTCAAAGAGCTCCAGCAGTAATGACAAGACGGAGAATGGCGATGGCATTGACTACAAGGCGCTCTGGGAAGCGGAAAA GTTGGAGAACGATAAGCTGAGGCAGATGCTCAAGCAGAAGGACGATGAAGCCCTGCAGACACGTGCAACGCTCGAGAGATTCGCCAATGCC CAACTTGATGCCTACAAGTCGGATAATCATCGCCTGAAGGAGGAAAACGCCGCGTTGATTAGAGTAATTAGCAAATtaagtaaatga
- the LOC120448836 gene encoding uncharacterized protein LOC120448836 gives MKRTLLIMSIVICGLADVKALNCQECLTDNEVYCVDQTSYRNCIKSKPFGNVISCPTDTVCTNSKNVCVKSSELPDSIVDVCGASGGNECATCTNQNYACVSKNQFIRCDGSSLVDSNIYECDTDEICSSEALEQFDNICAPSCVLDFLSLRATCSNSEYTTTTTAAPTTVTPSIDQKKKACDEANKELEIPEGTMYFFTIYKEDTSCHTYLYCQKNSTTWDTAYLSCEQPKPYFDSTASLCVATKPSGCS, from the exons ATGAAGCGAACTCTCCTGATTATGTCCATAGTTATTTGTGGCCTAGCTGATGTGAAGGCACTAAACTGTCAGGAGTGCCTAACGGATAACGAAGTGTATTGTGTAGACCAAACTTCCTATAGGAATTGCATCA AAAGTAAACCTTTTGGCAACGTGATCAGCTGCCCCACCGATACCGTTTGCACAAattccaaaaatgtttgtgtgAAAAGTTCTGAGCTACCAGACTCTATAGTCGATGTCTGTGGAGCCTCCGGTGGAAATGAATGTGCAACGTGCACCAATCAAAATTATGCTTGCGTTagcaaaaatcaatttataaGATGCGATGGATCGAGTTTGGTGGACTCCAACATCTATGAGTGCGATACTGATGAGATTTGCAGTTCGGAAGCTCTTGAACAGTTCGACAACATATGTGCGCCTTCGTGTGTTCTTGATTTT CTCAGCTTGAGAGCCACTTGCAGCAACAGTGAATACACGACCACAACTACCGCAGCTCCGACAACTGTCACACCCAGTATAGATCAGAAAAAGAAAGCCTGCGATGAAGCAAATAAAGAACTTGAAATACCTGAAGGCACCATGTACTTCTTTACGATCTACAAAGAGGATACTTCCTGTCACACTTATCTCTACTGCCAGAAAAATTCAACCACATGGGACACCGCTTATTTATCCTGCGAACAACCCAAGCCATATTTCGATTCAACTGCCAGCCTCTGCGTAGCGACGAAACCGTCTGGATGCTCCTAA